In Paenibacillus durus, the DNA window GAATGGATGAACAGGATGAAGCGGCCTGAAGTTTGGGCCGCTTTTTCAGGCAAGCGCAGCCTGCTGGTCCGTAGAATTAATGCTTAACCCCGTTATTTTCTTAGGAAGCTGTAGGGTATCTTTGTTTTGGAAACGGATGCCCCCTCCCGCGAGGACGGCGCAGCTGTTTCTTCTTGCACTAATTAGGTAACGCTTACATTTCAAAGGGACGGAAGTGGGCGAAATGGGAAAAGGGAAGAAGCATCCGGGCAGCCGCTGGTTAAACGTGTTAGTTGCGATTCTGCTGCTGGGGACCGTTATGTTTCCAGGTTCATACGCGGCGGCGTCGGAGGCCGGAGGCGCAAATGATACAGGCAATATTGGAAGCGCTTTAACTGCTGGCGTCAGCAGCAACCTAAGCGGCTGGACGGTGAGGGACAAGGGAACGATCGAAGAGACGCCGGAAGGATTGAAGCTGTCCTCGGCGGAGAACGGGTTCGCGCTGTCAGCAGAGCAGGGGGAGAGCTTCAGCTACGAAGCGGATGTAACCCTGCTGCAGGACAGCGGCGTGGTGTCGCTTATCTTCCGCTCAAATGACAGCGGCTGGGGCTCTTACATGGCGCAGCTTGACCCGGGAGCGGATATCCTGAAGCTGAAAGATGCGAACGGGGACCGGGTGCTGAAGACGGAAAGCGTGGCGCTCAGCGCCGGAGAAACGTACCACCTCAAAGTGACGGCGGAGGGTACGTCGCTGAAGGTGTACTGGAACGGCGGAGCGGAGCCTCTGCTCACCGCGCTCGACACCGCCTACACGAGCGGGTACTTCGGGATGCATGTCTGGAACAGCGCGGCGGTGTTCCAGAATATACGCATGGAAGTCATTAATACGGAGACGAAGCCGGGAACGGTGAACAGCAACTTGAGCGGCTGGACGGCGAAGGACAAGGGAATGATCGAAGAGACGCCGGAAGGATTGAAGCTGTCCTCGGCGGAGAACGGGTTCGTACTGTCAGCAGAGCAGGGGGAGAGCTTCAGCTACGAAGCGGATGTAACCCTGCTGCAGGACAGCGGCGTGGTGTCGTTTATCTTCCGCTCGAATGACAGCGGCTGGGGCTCATACATGGCGCAGCTGGACCCTGGGGCGGATATCCTTAAGCTGAAGGATGCGGATGGCGACCGGGTGCTAAAGACGGAGAGTGTGACGCTCAGCGCCGGAGAGACGTACCATCTCAAGGTGACGGCGGAGGGTACGTCGCTGAAGGTGTACTGGAACGGCGGAGCGGAGCCGCTGCTTGAGGCGGAGGATACCGCCTACACGAGCGGGTACTTCGGTATGCATGTCTGGAACAGCGCGGCGGTGTTCCAGAATATTTATGCGGGTCAGCCGGGTAAAGCGGAGCCGATAGAGATGGCCGGCGTCAGCAGCAATCTTACGGGTTGGTCGCAGCGCGGTGTTGGAAACGCTTCCTCAAGCCCTGAAGGTCTTCAACTGACGGCATCGGGCGAGGCTACGGTCATGTCGGACACCTATGCTCAGGACTTTACCTATGAGAGCGACGTAACGCTGAAGTCGGCGGATTCGGCAGGCTCCCTGCTGCTGCGTTCGGATGAGACGGGGCGGAACGGATTTCTGGTCCAGGTGGATGCAAAAGCGGGCAAGATCAGATTGCTTGACGCGAACAGCGCGCATCCGGACCGGCTGTGGATCGAGAAAAGCATCGCTATTCTGCCGGATGTCAGCTACCACGTCAAAGTTAAGGCGGATGGGAATCGCATACAAGTCTATTGGAACGGCAAATACGATCCCGTAATCAGCGCTGAAACGGAGCTTTACTCCGGCAACAGGCGGCTGGGACTTCGCGCAAGCGGCGCTGCGGTGTTTCAGAATATCGAGGTGAGCGAACTGCTCACGAATATAGAAGAGCTGAACAGTGAAGCCAGCGGATGGATGAAGGATCTGCAAGGCCTTAAGGGATCGTCGGAAGGAGCGCAGTGGTCGCTGCATCTTTCCGGCTCGCAAGAGGGGGATTTTGTCCTGGAGGCCAACGTTACGATTGCCGTCTATTCACCGTCCGCCGAAGCGGCGCTGCTGTTCCGGGCAAACGAAGACGGTTCCGGCTACTGGCTTCAATTGAATGCGAATGAAGGCACAGTTAAGCTGGTGAAGTCGGGTTCGGCAGGACGGGAGGTGCTGGCTTCCACTTCGGATATTCCGCTTGTTCCCGGGAAGAAGCATCATATTGAAATTCATGCCGTGGGTTCCCAAATCTCGGCCTATGTGGACGGCTATGAGGGAGCGGCTGCCCAGCTTGAGGATACCAGCTATGCCTCGGGCTTGACCGGTCTTGCCGTAACCGGCGGCAGCGCTTATTTTCAGGATGTCTATTTGACGCCTTCCGGCGGATATTACAATGAAATTTACCGTCCGGCGTATCATTATACGCCTGCTCGCGGCTCGGCAAGCGATCCGAACGGGCTGGTCTATTTTGAAGGGGAATATCATCTCTTTCACCAGAGCGCCGGACAATGGGCCCACGCGGTCAGCACTGATCTTGTCCACTGGCGGCGTCTGCCGCTTGCGCTAAACTGGAATGATCTGGGCCATGTCTGGTCCGGGGCAGCAATTGCCGATGAGCATAACGCTTCGGGGCTGTTCGGCGATTCGGGCGGCAAGGGGCTTATTGCTTACTACACCTCCTTTAATCCGGACAAAACGGGCGGCAATCAACAGATCGGGCTCGCTTACAGCAAGGATAAAGGCCGTACCTGGCAGTATTACGGGAACGAAGCGATTATCAAAAATCCGGGTTATACAAGCGGAAATGAGCCGGTAGTCTGGGATTTCCGCGATCCGAAGGTGGTGCGCGACGAAGCGGGCAACCGCTGGATCATGGTCGTTTCCGGCGGCGATCATATCCGCTTCTACACCTCGGAGAATCTGATCGACTGGACGCTGACCGGCAGCTTCGGTTACGGCAGTTATATACGGGGCGGCGTGTGGGAATGCCCTGACCTGTTTCCTCTTCCGGTGGACGGGGACAATTCACAGACGAAATGGGTGCTGATGATCAGCATGGGCGCCAATCCGAAGACGAACGGATCGGACGCCGAATATTTTATCGGCGAGTTGACGCCTGACGGTAAATTTGTGAACGACAATCCGGCCGGGACCGTACTGAGGACCGACTTTGGCAAGGAGATGTACGCTTCGACTTCCTTTGCGAACGTACCCGGAGGCCGGCGTATTATGCTGGCCTGGATGACGAACTGGGATTATCCGTTCAGCTTCCCGACCTCGCCGTGGAAAGGACAAATGACGGTTCCGCGCGAATTGTCGCTCAAGACGACGCCGGAAGGCGTCCGTTTGGCGCAGACTCCGATTGTCGAGCTTCAGGATCTGCGGGGTACGCCATTCGTGGTCAGTGATACGGACGTCTCTGCGGATACGGAAAATATTCTGGCCTCATCCTTCGGCAATGCCTATGAAATTGAGGCCGAGCTTGAACTGCCTGAGAAGGGAGCAGCTTCCGAATTCGGATTCCGTCTGCGTGAAGGCGGAGCGCAGCGGACCGTTGTCGGTTACCGCACAGGAAGCGGCAAGCTGTTCGTTGACCGTTCTGCTTCCGGGCGGACCGATTTCTCATCCAAGTTCTCGTCTGTACATGAAGCCAAGGTGCAGCCGGAGAACTCCGCGCTGAAGCTTCGTATTCTGGTGGACGAATCCTCTGTCGAGGTGTTTGCGGCGGACGGCAGGACGGTATTCTCCGACGTTATTTTACCGGATAAGGCGCGCAGCGGCATGAGCTTCTACGCCAAGGGCGGCACGGTGAATGTGAAGTCGATTAAGGTGTATCCGCTTAAAAATATTTGGAACGAAGGATTGCAGCCGGACGAATCGGCCGGCCGGATCATTCTGGACCGCAGCCTGCTGGAGCTGGGGGCCGGGGAATCCAAAGAGATATTCGCTGGTGTGCTGCCGCATAAGTCCGCTCAGGAGCTCGTCTGGACCTCCGGAGACGAATCGGTTGTAACAGCCGACCCGTCCGGTTCTGCCAGCGTTGTGCTGAAGGCGGTGGCGCCCGGCACGGCAGCCGTTACTGTAAAGACGCGGGACGGCAGCATGTCCGCCGTTATCACGGTAATCGTAGGGACATTCAATACGAATCTGAAGAAATGGAAGCCGAATTCCAGCTGGGCCGTTACGTCCGAAGGCATCAGGGGTACTTTTGACACCGACTCGAGCTATATGTCCGGGGAACGGGCGGCCGATTTCACCTATGAAGCAGACGTTATGCTCCCGCGCACAGGCGGAGCCGGCTCGATGCTGTTCAGGTCGAATGCCGACGGAACGAGCGGGTACTATTTCAACCTTGACCCGAACATGAAGGCGGCACGCCTGTTCTATATGGCCGACGGCCAGTTCCAGGACCGGCAGGTGCTGGCGAAAGTGCCGATGGCTCTGACCACGGGAGTGAAGCATCATGCGAAAATCACAGCCGCAGGCACGCGGATAACTATCGAGCTGGACGGCCGGCAGATTATTGATGTGGATGACGACACTTTCCGCCAGGGCACATTTGGCGTGAACGTATTCGGCGGCGATGCCTATTACCAGAACGTCAATGTGTCCGGGACAACGCCGGCCGACGATAGACTTTACCGTTTCGTTAACGCGGGTACAGGAGCGGCGCTTACCGTAGACAGCCAGAGTTCCTTGGCCAAACTTAAAGCGCTTCCGCAGCAGGAGTCGGTCAATCAATACTGGAGCTATTATCCGATCAAAAATAACGCCTACACGATCCGGACGGGGGAAAGCGGCAAATCGCTCGACTGGGATACGGGAGCCAACACGGTCCAACTATACGCTTATCTTGGCTATGACAACCAGCGTTGGCTGGTGCATGACAACGCTGACGGAACGATAACGATCCTGTCCAAGTTCAAGCCGGACAAAGCGCTGGAAGCCAGGGAGGACGGGACGGTCAGACTGGAAAATGCCGATGGTTCAGACCATCAAAAATGGCGCGCCGTGAAAGTGGAAGCCAGCGGTGAGCAGCCTAAGCCGACGCCGTCTGCGTCACCATCGGCAGCGCCATCTGCGGTAACGTCAGCAGCCCCGTCAGCCGGGGAATCGGAAGCGCCATCGGCTACGCCACCAGCAACGCCGTCAGACGCACCGACCCCCGCACCAGCGCCGACACCATCGCCGGTGCAGCAGCCGGACAATGGCGTAACGGGAACCGCTGATCAGGCTGCGGCATCTTTCTTTTCCGCCGCTAAGACGGAGCGTGTGGATGGTTCGGTGCTGGAAATCAAGCTCGACAAAGCCGCGCTGGAGCAGTTGGTCGGCGGCAAGGCAGCCGACCTGCAGATCAAGGTTAGCGGCAAGGAGGATATTGTGCTGAGCGGCTTGTCGGCGGCGGAGTGGAATAGGCTGTTTCAAGGAGGCAGCCGCCTTACCGTCAGCACGCCCGAGCTTATCGTGCCGCTGCCTGCGCTTTCGCTCGGAGATTCCATCGAAGGGCTGGGCGGAGACGCGAAGGCGGAGGATATCGGAGTGCGCCTATCTATAGAGCACAGTCCGGCGGCATCCAATGTGGAGAAGACGGCCGCCAGCCAAGGTTATCGGCTGCTGGCCGATCCGCTGGCCGTCAAACTGACGCTTAGTTACAAGGATAAGAGTGTATCCGCGCCTTTGAAGGCTCCCGTTGAACTGCTGATGGCGGTTCCGGCAGATCAGGCGGGAACCCAAGGCGGGATTGCCGCAGTTTCGGTTCAGGATGAAGGAAAGCTGTTCGCCGTTCCCGCTTCGCTGAAGACGGTGAACCATATCCGGTATGCCGTGATCCACGAGGCTGCCGGTTACCGGACTTACGCGCTGCTGAGCGGCAGGACTTCCTTCTCCGACACCCGGAACCACTGGGTCCAAGGTATCGCCGCAGACCTGGCGGACCGCATGATGCTTACCGGAGGCGGGGACGGCCGTTTTGCGCCGGACCGCACGGTTACGCGCGCCGAACTGGCGGCGCTGACCGTCCGAAGCCTCGGGCTCATGGGCGGAGAGATACCTTCCGCCGCCTTCCGTGACGTGCCCGCCTCCTCTTGGGCCTATGGGCCGGCGGCGCTTGCGCAGCGGTTCGGCCTGATGTCCGGTTATCCCGGCGGCGTCTTTGGCGGCAGCGGCGAGGTGACCCGGGAGCAGGCCATGGTGGTCGTTTATAACGCCGTCCGCCTGATCCAAGGGGGCGGCGCCGCACCCGATGCTGCGAAGACGAGTAGCAGCCTGACCTCTTTCGCGGACCGGAGCAAGCTATCTCCATGGGCTTCGGAAGCGGCGGCCTATCTTATTGACAGCGGCATTGTCAAGGGAGACGGCTCCCGCGAGCTCCGGCCAAAGGATACGCTGACAAGAGCGGAAGCAGCCGCCTTGATTCACCGCATGCTTCAGGCAAACGGCTGGATCGACTGAAGCTGATACTATGTACGAAGCGGAGCCGTCCGCAGGGTTTCTGAAACCTTGCGGGTGCTCCGTTTTTTTGCCTAACAATGAATGAATTCGATGAGGAGCAGAGCCTTTCGCGCCTTCGGCAGGCAGAGTCCGGGAGCGGCTGGTATAATGGAAGGACCGACTGAAACGAGGAAAGAGGCATGGCATGAAAACACTGCTTGTTACCGGCTACCGGGCGCATGAGCTGGGTATTTTTGACCGTAAGCATCCCGGCATTCCCTATATCAAAAAAGCGCTCGCTTCCCGAATGGTCCCGCTGCTGGAAGAGGGGCTGGAGTGGATTATTACCCCCGGCCAGTACGGAATCGACCTGTGGGCGTGCGAGACCGCGCTGGAGCTAAAAGAACGCTATCCCGGCCTGAAGCTGGGCATAATCGCGGCCCATGCCGCTCCCGAGGAAAGATGGAAGGAAGAGAAGCAGGACGAGTTCCGCCGGATTGCGGCGGCGGCCGATTATTACGGGGCGGTCAGCAACCGGCCCTACGAAGGAAGCTGGCAGTTCAAGGCGAGGGATGAGCTGCTGATGCGCAAAAGCGACGGGCTGCTGCTGGTGTATGACGAAGAAGCGCAGGAAGGGAGCCCGAAATACATCAAGGAGCGGGCGCTGAAGCTGAGTGAAGAGAGCGGGTATGCGCTGCTGACGATTTCGATGGACGATATCCAGAGTATGGCGGATGAGGAGCAGCTGTCTTCATACGAATGAATCGAACCCTAAAACCGTTAAATCAGGGATACTAACTGTTCCCCAAATGCAACGAATCCAGCCATCACTATTCCATAAAAAAGCGGCCCAACCCGCTGCTGAGGAAGAGAAAAGCAACGCTGAGATTCGTTAGAGTCTTGGGCAGGGGCTGCATGCTCAAATAACGATGGTTCAGTTCGTTAGCCAAACGAGCGATGCTTGCGGCTTCCGCTGACTCGGATTTGTTAGCCAAACGAGCGGTCCTTTGGTTTCGCTTAATCGTACATTTTTCAGGTGCGAAAGTTGAGTTCGTTATTATGGCATAACCAAGTGAAACTTCTTACAAATTCAATTTAGGGGTGAACCAACTTGAGAATCGTAGAAATGGAACCTAAGCTGTATGCCAGCATCGAATCACGGGTATCCCGCAGGAAGTACACGGCACCACCCGCTGCGGAGCAGCTTGATGAATTGAAGCTCTATGCGGAGGCGCTCAATGAAGACGCAGGAGGAGCCGTACGGATTGGGGTTTGGGCGGATGGAGCCGAAGATGTATTCGGCGGATTGAGCAACAGCTACGGCATGTTTAGCGGTGTGAAGGCTTTTGCCGCTTTTATCGGCAGAGAGAAGAGGGAAGAGGCGCGAGTCAAGACTCTGTGCGGTTATTACGGGGAGCAGTTCGTCCTGAAGGCGAATGCGCTGGGCTTAGGAACATGCTGGGTTGCAGGCACCTTTGACAAGGCGATGGCGAAGCGGATCGCCGGGGTGGGCGAGGGGGAGCTGCTCATTTGTGTGGCTCCGCTCGGAGCTGTACCGGATAGCCTCAGCCTGAGGGAGAAGATGGTAAAAGGCTTCTCAACCGGACGCAAGCGCAAGCCGGTTGAGCAATTGCTCCGCAATCCCGGGGAATTGGAGACGGCTCCCGGCTGGATGAAATCGGCGCTCGCTGCGGCACGGACCGCCCCGTCGGCGATGAATTCTCAGCCGTGGAGATTTACCCTCTTACCGGCGCAAAATGCGCTCGCCGCGCAGGCGGAAGGACGTACCCACCAGGAGTCGGTCGATCTCGGCATTGCTATGGCGCATATCGAGATAGCTGCGCTTCAGGCCGGTGTTTCCGGAGTGTGGATGGAAGAGGCGGGAACCTGGACGTTTACGGCAAAATGAGAAGGATTAAGGATGCTTCTCCGCTTCACTTGTCATCACCGTGATTTTCCGGTGGGAGCGGTTTTCCATTTTCATCCTCGTTTCACGCTCGTATCGATTCGTCAACCGCTAATTTCGGTTTTCAGCCAGACTGGCTTTGGTTTTGATGAACTATCGATCCCCGTTTATATCCAACCAGCCCCGGCTTGTTGTGTTAAGAGAGAGGCGGGACATTGGCTGAAGCCCTGCCGATGCGCCCGAGCGGGTCAATGATCTTAACAGTAACGCTGAAAGCTTGATCGGCTGCCGGGCGGGGTAAACGCGCATACGTACGATAACTGCCCGCCTCCCCCGTACGAACGATAGTGTAACCGCCCGGTTCAGCGGCAGATAGGTCCTTTAGGTTGTCAACGGCGGTCACGGCGTCGAGGCGTTCTTCAGCGCGGGTGATTACCGAACCTGCTGTACCACACGTCTCCAGTACGATGCTGTGAGGCCCCAAAGGCGTAACAGTCACAGGTGCATGACTGGTCCAACTAATCCATATTTCGGAGCTGCTCGAATCGGATTCATTGACTCTCAGATCAATGACTTCGGGCGGGCTGTTCGGCGTAAGCAGTAAGGATACCGCCGAAGAGGCCGGCGAGCGGGCTTCGATCACGCCGCGTTGATCGTCGCGTGCCGACCAGGCCACGGCACGATACCAGACGCGCAGCCACCCGGGATTGAGTGTATTGTCGGTGAAGCTGATTTCGGAACCGGCAACTTGGAGAGTCGCAATTGGAGGACCCATGGTATCGGCGTTAGCCGCCAGTTTTTCGTTAGCTGCTCGGTAGAGTTCGACTTGGTCTACAGCAGCGCCGTGACCCAATCTTATACGCAGGTTGACTGTTGCTTGCTCTGTCTTTGATACCGGTGCCGCTTCAAGTGAGGGTGCTGACGGTACGGCTAGCTTCGGGGCGGCTACAGCAATAAACTTCTTGCTGTTGTCCGGCCAAGAAGACTCGACCTGGTTATGGCTCATCGCTGTTACAGCGTATAAGTGTATCACTGAGCTGCCTCGTGGCAGCGCTGCCTCATAAACCGTCTCAGGCGTAGCAGCGGGGATCAGCTCCTTTTGCACTCGCCGGAAGGCGCTGCGTAGTCCTGAAAGATTGGCAGTACGTAATACCGCCAGCCGATCAGTGAAGGGCTTGCTGGTGTCCGGGCCTGGCAGGCCAAGCGCGGCAAGGAGCGTTGTTTCGGTTGCTTCGTAGAGTACATACCCCGCTATAGTACTGTTGCCAGACCACCTTAACTGCGCACGGCTTACACCTGCAATATCGGGCAAGCTGGCCCACTGCGGCACTTCCGGTACGGCGGGTGGCGGAGGCGGCGCAGGGTCATAAATCGCTGTGCCTACCGGTTGGCTGAATGGGCTTATATTCCAGTCAGGGATTGAGAGGTGATGAATGTGACACTGGCCTCGAGCCTGAGCCTGAAAGAATCGGTAACGTTGTCCGGCAAAATGGATAGGGATCGTAGTGCTTAGTCTATAGAAGCGAACCTCCGGCTCCGACGGATCCGGGTCCTGCGCTCCGCCCCAGCCAGCGGCAAGTTCTCGTTTAGAATCCAGCGGGATAACCTCAAAACCGCTGGACTCAGGCTGTTCATAGCCGCTAAACTGCAAACGCACCGTGAACAGCCGGCTGCCGGGATCGTCTTCGTAAGTGCCGATCAATTCGATGAATTCCGGACTGCGATTGGACCAATCCCAGGAGAAATCGATCACAGCCGCACCGGATGGATCTAATTTGACCGAAAGAACGGAGGGCGTCTGAGGCGGTTCATCCGGGCCTTGGAAAAAGGTCGTGGTCCAAGGGCTCCAGCGGCCAAAAATATCCTGAGCGGCTACCGCATAGCTGCACTTCAAGCCCTGTGAGTTGGCGATCAAGTGAGAATCACTAATGGTCGCCAGGTGCACGACGTGATCGGTAAAGATCACGGGACGGGCTTGATCCGGCTTGCTGGCGACAAACGAGTGCCAGCCTCTAACAAGTTCGGGACGCCGGGTTAACAGGATCTCAGACCGCCAGGATTCAGGGCCGAAACGTCCAACAGCGTAGGTAACCGGGTGGCTCGTGCTGTTTGGCGGCAGGAAAGAGTAGTTAGGGTTCTCGGACCGATCCCAACTGACGCCGATGTTTTCTAGTACTGGACCATCAAGTACCTGCGGCCGATTGCGGGCGATAATGCGGGCGGATAGGCCAGTGGGCGCCTTCGGCGCGGGTAACTCCAGGTTTACGGTGACGACATCCGCCAATTCGAATTCATACTCCCGATCTCCTACCTGCAGCCCATGGCGGACCGTAACCATATAGAGATCGTCATCTTCACCATCAGGGATGCGCGCCGTGCCAAAGCCAAGTGCCAAGGCTGCCAAGGGGTCCGTTCCGGCTCCCATCAGCAGAAGCCCGAGCGGGTGCCATTCACTACGGGCAGGCGGATGAAGCCCGGCCACAGCCTGTACCTGTTGAAGCAGCAAGCGGGGATTGAGCTGCCCCGGGTAAGCTTCCGCCTCTTTTACCACGTACTTGTCATGGTCACGCCCGTTGGAGAGGTCGCGAAGCATGGCTTCGATACCGCGCAGCAGCCTGCTCTTAAGCAAATCATCAAGGTAGGCTTCCGGGTCTGGCGGCTCCCAATCGGGCAGGGAGATGTTGCTTCGGGACAACCGGGTCCAGCCGGTACGCGGCGCACCCAGCTTCAACCGCCGAAGAGCCGCCCGGATCGGGGACAAAAGCTGATTAATCGGCCCCTGATCATTCAGGTCATAGCCGGTATCGGCCCACGAGTCGTCGACCGGAAGGCCAATAACCTCAAGCGGTTCCCAGCCCGGCAGGTTTGCTAATTCCTGGGTGCTCAGGTTACCGCCCGGGTGACGATTCTTCCACAGGAAGAATGGCTGTCTTGGGAGGCCAAGCGCAGGATGCAGCATCCAGCGGAATTGGAGGGCGGCTTCATCCATTTCTGTATGCGGAACAGTTTCTTTGTATTGTGAACGAGTGAACTCATCGCTCCAATGGACTCTTGCTGACTGTAGTTTAAACAAATGAGGTAAAACCCAACGCTTGCTCATGATTGATCCTCCCAAGGAGCCATTGCCAGGCTGACCGTTGTTAGCGAAGCTGTTTTGACGGCAGTATAACCTTCGAACAATATATGATAGGTGCGGCGCAGTGCCAAAGACAGCGTTCCACCTCTCGCCGAAGGCTTAAGAACGACCAGTGTACGGCCGCCGCCGCTGGAACGGACGAAGCGGGACACTAGACGAACGCCCGCTGGCGTCTCGATTACGTCCAACCAGGTTACAGGTTGTAGTTGGTACCGGCGCGTACCGTGACTATCCGTCACTTCTTGCGGAACATCGCGCCAGCGCCATAGCGGTTCGGTCGTCTCGATCAGCAGAGCAAAGGGCTGCGGGGGCGTACCTAGAGCACCGTCTTTCCAGATCACCGTCAGGTGGGGGCTCACCAGCCGGGCGAGATCGCCCCAGCGCGCTCTCCGTAACGCGTTTTCGATATCCAGGTCGCTAACCTGTAAGACCGAAGGCCCCGGATTCTGAGCGGCGAGCATCGCCAGCGGCGCAGTACTTGCGATGCGGCGGTGCTGCACTTGTGTCTTGTTAACGTCAGCCGCCAGCGCCTCCATGCTCTCGTAGCGCGAGGTGCTGAAATGCCGCCGGAACATGGGGTGAACAGGTGCGGCGGCAGAAGGCCGTGCTTCTAGATCGAGAATATAGTCGGTCAGCGG includes these proteins:
- a CDS encoding GH32 C-terminal domain-containing protein; the encoded protein is MGKGKKHPGSRWLNVLVAILLLGTVMFPGSYAAASEAGGANDTGNIGSALTAGVSSNLSGWTVRDKGTIEETPEGLKLSSAENGFALSAEQGESFSYEADVTLLQDSGVVSLIFRSNDSGWGSYMAQLDPGADILKLKDANGDRVLKTESVALSAGETYHLKVTAEGTSLKVYWNGGAEPLLTALDTAYTSGYFGMHVWNSAAVFQNIRMEVINTETKPGTVNSNLSGWTAKDKGMIEETPEGLKLSSAENGFVLSAEQGESFSYEADVTLLQDSGVVSFIFRSNDSGWGSYMAQLDPGADILKLKDADGDRVLKTESVTLSAGETYHLKVTAEGTSLKVYWNGGAEPLLEAEDTAYTSGYFGMHVWNSAAVFQNIYAGQPGKAEPIEMAGVSSNLTGWSQRGVGNASSSPEGLQLTASGEATVMSDTYAQDFTYESDVTLKSADSAGSLLLRSDETGRNGFLVQVDAKAGKIRLLDANSAHPDRLWIEKSIAILPDVSYHVKVKADGNRIQVYWNGKYDPVISAETELYSGNRRLGLRASGAAVFQNIEVSELLTNIEELNSEASGWMKDLQGLKGSSEGAQWSLHLSGSQEGDFVLEANVTIAVYSPSAEAALLFRANEDGSGYWLQLNANEGTVKLVKSGSAGREVLASTSDIPLVPGKKHHIEIHAVGSQISAYVDGYEGAAAQLEDTSYASGLTGLAVTGGSAYFQDVYLTPSGGYYNEIYRPAYHYTPARGSASDPNGLVYFEGEYHLFHQSAGQWAHAVSTDLVHWRRLPLALNWNDLGHVWSGAAIADEHNASGLFGDSGGKGLIAYYTSFNPDKTGGNQQIGLAYSKDKGRTWQYYGNEAIIKNPGYTSGNEPVVWDFRDPKVVRDEAGNRWIMVVSGGDHIRFYTSENLIDWTLTGSFGYGSYIRGGVWECPDLFPLPVDGDNSQTKWVLMISMGANPKTNGSDAEYFIGELTPDGKFVNDNPAGTVLRTDFGKEMYASTSFANVPGGRRIMLAWMTNWDYPFSFPTSPWKGQMTVPRELSLKTTPEGVRLAQTPIVELQDLRGTPFVVSDTDVSADTENILASSFGNAYEIEAELELPEKGAASEFGFRLREGGAQRTVVGYRTGSGKLFVDRSASGRTDFSSKFSSVHEAKVQPENSALKLRILVDESSVEVFAADGRTVFSDVILPDKARSGMSFYAKGGTVNVKSIKVYPLKNIWNEGLQPDESAGRIILDRSLLELGAGESKEIFAGVLPHKSAQELVWTSGDESVVTADPSGSASVVLKAVAPGTAAVTVKTRDGSMSAVITVIVGTFNTNLKKWKPNSSWAVTSEGIRGTFDTDSSYMSGERAADFTYEADVMLPRTGGAGSMLFRSNADGTSGYYFNLDPNMKAARLFYMADGQFQDRQVLAKVPMALTTGVKHHAKITAAGTRITIELDGRQIIDVDDDTFRQGTFGVNVFGGDAYYQNVNVSGTTPADDRLYRFVNAGTGAALTVDSQSSLAKLKALPQQESVNQYWSYYPIKNNAYTIRTGESGKSLDWDTGANTVQLYAYLGYDNQRWLVHDNADGTITILSKFKPDKALEAREDGTVRLENADGSDHQKWRAVKVEASGEQPKPTPSASPSAAPSAVTSAAPSAGESEAPSATPPATPSDAPTPAPAPTPSPVQQPDNGVTGTADQAAASFFSAAKTERVDGSVLEIKLDKAALEQLVGGKAADLQIKVSGKEDIVLSGLSAAEWNRLFQGGSRLTVSTPELIVPLPALSLGDSIEGLGGDAKAEDIGVRLSIEHSPAASNVEKTAASQGYRLLADPLAVKLTLSYKDKSVSAPLKAPVELLMAVPADQAGTQGGIAAVSVQDEGKLFAVPASLKTVNHIRYAVIHEAAGYRTYALLSGRTSFSDTRNHWVQGIAADLADRMMLTGGGDGRFAPDRTVTRAELAALTVRSLGLMGGEIPSAAFRDVPASSWAYGPAALAQRFGLMSGYPGGVFGGSGEVTREQAMVVVYNAVRLIQGGGAAPDAAKTSSSLTSFADRSKLSPWASEAAAYLIDSGIVKGDGSRELRPKDTLTRAEAAALIHRMLQANGWID
- a CDS encoding DUF1273 domain-containing protein, with the translated sequence MKTLLVTGYRAHELGIFDRKHPGIPYIKKALASRMVPLLEEGLEWIITPGQYGIDLWACETALELKERYPGLKLGIIAAHAAPEERWKEEKQDEFRRIAAAADYYGAVSNRPYEGSWQFKARDELLMRKSDGLLLVYDEEAQEGSPKYIKERALKLSEESGYALLTISMDDIQSMADEEQLSSYE
- a CDS encoding nitroreductase family protein — its product is MRIVEMEPKLYASIESRVSRRKYTAPPAAEQLDELKLYAEALNEDAGGAVRIGVWADGAEDVFGGLSNSYGMFSGVKAFAAFIGREKREEARVKTLCGYYGEQFVLKANALGLGTCWVAGTFDKAMAKRIAGVGEGELLICVAPLGAVPDSLSLREKMVKGFSTGRKRKPVEQLLRNPGELETAPGWMKSALAAARTAPSAMNSQPWRFTLLPAQNALAAQAEGRTHQESVDLGIAMAHIEIAALQAGVSGVWMEEAGTWTFTAK